A stretch of the Bradyrhizobium arachidis genome encodes the following:
- a CDS encoding bifunctional alpha/beta hydrolase/OsmC family protein, which produces MATERFQFAGEGGHQLAAALELPDGEPTAYALFAHCFTCGKDTLAAKRITVALAARGIAVLRFDFTGLGSSEGEFANSTFSSNVSDLVRAADHLRATRKAPAILIGHSLGGAAILAAAGKIPEAKAVATIAAPSDPAHVTGLFREHLDNIRQQGEVEVSLAGRPFRIRREFLDDIVEHELMKDVTGLHKALLVMHSPVDDTVGIDNATKIFVSAKHPKSFVSLDHADHLLSKPRDALYAADVIAAWAGRYVEPAASPKAMDLGEAPRQVVVQETRKSKFNQMIAVGPHRLVADEPVAAGGEDAGPGPYDFLLAGLGACTSMTMRLYADRKSLPLDRVTVTLKHSKIYAKDCEECETRDGMLDQIDRVIAMDGNLDAEQRKKLMEIADKCPVHRTLTSEIRIVTKAVD; this is translated from the coding sequence ATGGCGACGGAACGCTTTCAATTCGCGGGCGAAGGCGGCCATCAACTTGCCGCCGCACTGGAATTGCCGGATGGCGAGCCCACGGCCTATGCGCTGTTCGCGCACTGCTTCACCTGCGGCAAGGACACGCTCGCGGCCAAGCGCATCACGGTTGCGCTGGCGGCCCGGGGCATCGCCGTGCTGCGTTTCGATTTCACGGGGCTCGGCTCCAGCGAGGGCGAGTTCGCCAACTCGACGTTCTCCTCGAACGTCTCGGATCTCGTCCGCGCCGCCGATCATTTGCGCGCGACGCGCAAGGCACCGGCGATCCTGATCGGACACAGCCTCGGCGGCGCGGCGATTCTGGCGGCGGCCGGAAAGATTCCGGAGGCCAAGGCGGTCGCCACCATTGCGGCTCCCTCCGATCCCGCGCACGTCACTGGCCTGTTCAGGGAGCATCTCGACAATATTCGTCAGCAAGGCGAGGTCGAAGTGTCGCTTGCGGGCCGGCCGTTCCGGATCAGGCGCGAATTCCTCGACGACATCGTCGAGCATGAGCTGATGAAGGACGTCACCGGCCTGCACAAGGCGCTGTTGGTGATGCACTCGCCGGTCGACGACACCGTCGGCATCGACAATGCGACAAAGATCTTCGTGTCAGCCAAGCATCCAAAGAGTTTTGTGTCGCTGGACCATGCGGACCACTTGTTGAGCAAGCCCCGAGACGCCCTGTATGCCGCCGATGTCATCGCGGCCTGGGCCGGCCGTTACGTCGAACCTGCCGCGTCGCCAAAGGCGATGGATCTCGGTGAGGCGCCGCGCCAGGTCGTCGTGCAGGAGACACGCAAGAGCAAGTTCAACCAGATGATCGCGGTCGGACCGCATCGGCTGGTGGCGGACGAGCCGGTTGCGGCCGGCGGCGAGGATGCCGGCCCGGGCCCCTATGATTTCCTGCTCGCCGGGCTCGGCGCCTGCACCTCCATGACCATGCGGCTCTATGCCGACCGAAAATCCCTGCCGCTCGACCGCGTCACCGTCACGCTGAAGCACAGCAAGATCTACGCAAAGGATTGCGAGGAGTGCGAGACGCGCGATGGCATGCTTGACCAGATCGATCGGGTGATCGCGATGGACGGCAATCTCGACGCCGAGCAGCGCAAGAAGCTGATGGAGATCGCCGACAAGTGTCCGGTGCACCGGACGCTGACGTCGGAGATCCGGATCGTGACCAAGGCCGTAGACTAG
- a CDS encoding TetR/AcrR family transcriptional regulator, which translates to MPSQLARKPQNTYHHGDLRDALIKAALREAEQGGPEAISIKALARELGVSQPAPYRHFADREALLAAVTAEAFRQFTSVMREAMAKPSKQSKLSLLAQATLDFGLRRNGIYRLMFASRTVSCAAKGSELHKATSETFALVIEALEAPAVGYLRERHAYKIWAALHGVVMLAEQGMLTGEAAHTTRAELVEDFVTETKVALDAAIKDARRRDKAGA; encoded by the coding sequence ATGCCGTCACAACTCGCCCGCAAGCCGCAAAACACCTACCATCATGGCGATCTCCGCGACGCTCTGATCAAGGCCGCCTTGCGCGAGGCCGAGCAGGGCGGGCCGGAAGCCATCAGCATCAAGGCGCTGGCCAGGGAACTCGGCGTGTCGCAGCCGGCGCCGTACCGGCACTTTGCCGACCGCGAGGCGCTGCTCGCGGCGGTGACGGCGGAGGCTTTTCGGCAGTTCACATCCGTGATGCGCGAGGCAATGGCGAAGCCGTCGAAGCAGTCAAAGCTGTCGCTGCTTGCGCAGGCGACGCTGGACTTCGGCCTGCGCCGTAACGGCATCTATCGGTTGATGTTCGCCTCGCGCACGGTGTCCTGCGCCGCAAAGGGCAGCGAGCTGCACAAGGCCACGAGCGAAACCTTTGCACTGGTCATCGAAGCGCTGGAGGCACCGGCCGTCGGTTATCTGCGCGAGCGGCACGCGTACAAGATCTGGGCCGCGCTCCATGGCGTGGTGATGCTGGCCGAGCAGGGGATGCTGACCGGCGAGGCCGCGCACACCACGCGCGCGGAACTTGTCGAGGATTTTGTGACCGAGACCAAGGTCGCGCTCGATGCCGCCATCAAGGACGCGCGGCGGCGCGACAAGGCGGGCGCTTAG
- a CDS encoding amino acid ABC transporter substrate-binding protein gives MNRVIIAAGLLAASTSLVSAATLDTVKQRGTLVCGVSAGFAGFSAPDSQGNYKGLDVDYCRALAAGVLGDPSKVRYVSLTAQNRFTALQSGEIDVLYRNSTQTYLRGVTLGLRQGPVNFYDGQGFVVKKDLGVKELKDLKGATVCVAQGTTHEVTLGDYGRANGIDWKPLVFDRVDTMYQTFFGGRCDAMTQDASALAGAVTTAAPNPADYVVLPQTISKEPLGPFTRNGDEVWSDIITWLHYGLIEAEELGVTQANVDEMAKSQTPAIQRLLGASGDLGSRLGLDNKWLVTAIKSGGNYGEIYERNVGKASPLKLDRGLNGLWSKGGLMYAIPFK, from the coding sequence ATGAACAGAGTGATTATCGCCGCGGGCCTGCTCGCGGCATCGACGAGCCTGGTGTCGGCCGCAACGCTCGACACCGTCAAGCAGCGCGGCACGCTGGTGTGCGGCGTCAGCGCCGGCTTTGCCGGTTTCTCCGCGCCGGACTCGCAAGGCAATTACAAGGGCCTCGACGTCGACTATTGCCGCGCGCTCGCCGCCGGCGTGCTCGGCGACCCCAGCAAGGTGCGCTACGTCTCCCTGACCGCGCAGAACCGTTTCACGGCGCTGCAGTCCGGCGAGATCGACGTGCTCTACCGCAACTCGACGCAGACCTATCTGCGCGGTGTGACGCTGGGCCTGCGGCAAGGTCCGGTCAACTTCTACGACGGCCAGGGATTTGTCGTGAAGAAGGACCTCGGCGTGAAGGAGCTGAAGGACCTCAAGGGCGCCACCGTCTGCGTTGCGCAAGGTACCACCCATGAGGTGACGCTCGGCGACTACGGCCGCGCCAACGGCATCGACTGGAAGCCGCTGGTGTTCGACCGCGTCGACACCATGTACCAGACCTTCTTCGGCGGCCGCTGCGATGCCATGACCCAGGACGCCTCCGCGCTTGCGGGCGCCGTCACCACCGCTGCGCCGAACCCGGCCGATTACGTCGTGCTGCCGCAGACCATCAGCAAGGAGCCGCTCGGCCCCTTCACCCGCAACGGCGACGAGGTCTGGAGTGACATCATCACCTGGTTGCACTACGGACTGATCGAGGCGGAAGAGCTCGGCGTCACCCAGGCCAATGTCGATGAAATGGCGAAGTCACAGACACCCGCGATCCAGCGCCTGCTCGGCGCCTCCGGCGATCTCGGCTCACGGCTTGGCCTCGACAACAAATGGCTGGTCACGGCCATCAAGTCCGGCGGCAATTACGGCGAGATCTACGAACGCAATGTCGGCAAGGCCAGCCCGCTTAAGCTTGACCGCGGCCTCAACGGCCTCTGGAGCAAGGGCGGGTTGATGTACGCGATCCCGTTCAAGTAA
- a CDS encoding MurR/RpiR family transcriptional regulator — protein sequence MAEPAKSSPLSELRIALPSLPLRLQEVGRFVAANDYDATTRSMRDLAAEAGADPAAFTRLAKAIGYSGWDELRAALTEARRPSQAAPFSGRAKIRRHGPHADIALVTDKLDAEAAGLPRISAPSIVNAAKALHAAKRIWITGFRSCRSVAELLNYELRLFRPGEVQLVGGSGPDDLDTGAFCPGEAVVVIGFTPYTHASVRVAQAAHRSGATLISIADTVTAPMAEGADHVLLFEAAASPGFFPSLTGAIAIAQSLAAVTFSLGGAASKKRLQQTEARLAVTSTYVSEKG from the coding sequence ATGGCCGAGCCCGCGAAATCCTCGCCCTTGAGCGAACTCCGGATTGCATTGCCATCGCTCCCCCTGCGCTTGCAGGAGGTCGGGCGGTTTGTCGCAGCCAATGATTACGACGCCACCACCCGCTCAATGCGCGATCTCGCCGCCGAAGCCGGCGCCGATCCCGCGGCGTTCACGCGGCTTGCAAAGGCGATCGGCTATTCCGGCTGGGACGAATTGCGGGCGGCGCTGACCGAAGCGCGCCGGCCGTCGCAGGCCGCGCCCTTCTCCGGCCGTGCAAAGATCCGGCGCCACGGCCCCCATGCCGACATCGCACTCGTTACCGACAAGCTCGACGCCGAAGCGGCCGGCCTTCCGCGCATCTCCGCGCCTTCCATCGTGAACGCCGCCAAGGCGCTGCATGCGGCGAAGCGGATCTGGATCACCGGCTTCCGGAGCTGCCGCAGCGTTGCGGAGCTGCTCAATTACGAATTGCGGCTGTTTCGCCCCGGTGAAGTACAGCTCGTTGGTGGCTCCGGCCCTGACGACCTCGACACCGGCGCCTTCTGCCCCGGCGAGGCCGTCGTGGTGATCGGCTTCACGCCCTACACCCATGCGAGCGTCCGGGTCGCGCAGGCCGCGCATCGCTCCGGCGCCACGCTGATCTCGATTGCCGACACGGTGACTGCACCGATGGCCGAGGGTGCGGACCACGTGCTGCTGTTCGAGGCGGCGGCCTCGCCCGGCTTCTTCCCGAGCCTCACCGGCGCGATCGCGATCGCGCAGTCGCTCGCGGCTGTGACGTTCTCACTCGGCGGCGCGGCGTCGAAAAAACGCCTCCAGCAAACCGAGGCGCGGCTCGCCGTCACCTCGACTTACGTCTCAGAGAAAGGTTGA
- a CDS encoding aspartate/glutamate racemase family protein: protein MRITLIHALKHSISPIEAAFALGWPDVRLMNLLDDSLSADLARDSKLNDAMTERFLALGDYAAATGADAILFTCSAFGPCIEAVARAHAPMPVLKPNEAMIEQAVTMGKRIGLLSTFPPTLASMPPEFPASVEIVPKLAEGALAALDRGDRATHDQLIAEASRDLRDCDVIALAQFSIASTAPLVAEATGKPVVTTPDSAVAKLKRLLKA from the coding sequence ATGCGCATTACGCTGATCCACGCCCTGAAGCACTCCATCTCGCCGATCGAGGCTGCGTTCGCGCTAGGCTGGCCGGACGTGCGGCTCATGAACCTGCTCGACGACAGCCTGTCGGCGGATCTTGCGCGTGACAGCAAATTGAACGATGCCATGACCGAGCGCTTCCTCGCGCTCGGCGATTACGCGGCCGCAACCGGGGCCGACGCGATTCTGTTCACGTGTTCTGCCTTCGGCCCCTGCATCGAGGCGGTTGCGCGCGCGCATGCGCCGATGCCGGTGCTAAAGCCCAATGAAGCCATGATCGAGCAGGCGGTGACGATGGGCAAACGGATTGGCCTGCTCTCGACCTTCCCGCCGACGCTCGCCTCGATGCCGCCGGAGTTTCCGGCCTCGGTCGAGATCGTGCCCAAGCTTGCCGAAGGCGCGCTTGCCGCGCTCGATCGCGGCGATCGTGCGACGCACGACCAGCTGATCGCGGAAGCCTCGCGCGACCTGCGCGACTGCGACGTCATCGCGCTCGCACAGTTCAGCATCGCATCAACCGCGCCGCTGGTGGCGGAAGCCACCGGCAAGCCTGTTGTCACGACGCCGGACAGCGCGGTCGCGAAATTGAAGAGGCTGCTGAAGGCCTAA
- a CDS encoding cytochrome P450 yields the protein MSDVSTPTDHPPVTDWVNDFDHTDPRWTENPFPIWDELRAASPVVRTERFLGCYLPTTYEAVREIANDTDHFSSRRVIVRDVRPEVARNAAPPITSDPPEHKPAKQLLLPPFTPDAMKKLEPRVRAICNELIDGFIADGKVDAAARYTKYIPVQAIAHMLGIPESDSDLFINWIHMILELGIRDESKLVQAVQEMSGYFAGHVEARKAKPTDDLISYLMNARDKNGQPLEESHVLGSLRLLLIAGIDTTWSAIGSSLWHLAKTPADRERLLAEPELIPTAVEELLRAYAPVTMAREVMKETTISGCPVKPGNMVLLSFPAANRDPKMFPNADKVVIDRRENRHAAFGLGIHRCVGSNLARMEMQVAIEEWLKRIPDFRLDPAGSVTWSQGTVRGPRQLPVLFGKA from the coding sequence ATGTCCGACGTCAGCACTCCGACCGACCATCCGCCGGTGACCGACTGGGTCAACGATTTCGACCACACCGATCCCCGGTGGACCGAAAACCCTTTCCCGATCTGGGATGAGTTGCGCGCCGCAAGTCCGGTCGTGCGGACCGAGCGCTTTCTCGGCTGCTACCTGCCGACGACCTATGAGGCCGTGCGCGAGATCGCCAACGACACCGACCACTTTTCCTCCCGCCGCGTCATCGTCCGCGACGTCCGCCCGGAAGTGGCGCGAAATGCCGCACCGCCGATCACCTCGGATCCGCCCGAGCACAAGCCGGCCAAGCAATTGCTGCTGCCGCCCTTCACGCCAGATGCGATGAAGAAGCTGGAGCCGCGGGTCCGCGCCATCTGCAACGAGCTGATCGACGGTTTTATCGCCGACGGCAAGGTCGATGCAGCCGCGCGCTACACCAAATACATTCCGGTGCAGGCGATCGCGCACATGCTCGGCATCCCCGAGAGCGACAGCGATCTCTTCATCAACTGGATCCACATGATCCTGGAGCTCGGCATCAGGGACGAGAGCAAGCTGGTGCAGGCCGTTCAGGAGATGAGCGGCTACTTTGCGGGCCATGTCGAGGCACGCAAGGCGAAGCCGACCGACGACCTGATCTCCTACCTGATGAACGCGCGCGACAAGAACGGCCAGCCGCTCGAGGAGTCCCACGTGCTGGGCTCGCTCCGGCTGCTCTTGATCGCCGGCATCGACACCACCTGGAGTGCGATCGGGTCTTCGCTCTGGCACCTCGCCAAAACGCCGGCGGATCGCGAGCGCCTGCTGGCCGAGCCGGAATTGATTCCGACCGCGGTCGAGGAGCTGCTGCGCGCCTATGCGCCGGTGACGATGGCGCGCGAGGTGATGAAGGAGACGACGATCTCCGGCTGCCCCGTCAAGCCGGGCAACATGGTGCTGCTGTCCTTCCCGGCCGCCAACCGCGACCCAAAGATGTTTCCGAACGCCGACAAGGTCGTGATCGACCGCCGGGAGAACCGCCACGCCGCCTTCGGCCTCGGCATCCATCGCTGCGTCGGTTCCAACCTGGCGCGCATGGAGATGCAGGTCGCGATCGAAGAATGGCTGAAGCGGATTCCCGATTTCAGGCTCGACCCGGCCGGGTCAGTAACGTGGTCGCAGGGAACCGTTCGCGGCCCCCGCCAGTTGCCGGTCCTGTTCGGGAAGGCCTGA
- a CDS encoding YeeE/YedE family protein: METTAQLVVLAGLAIGLVYGAVGLLSGFCLMSSMRGVLAEGDGRLMRTYALAIAVAIAASQLLAGSGLVDVAKSIYLQSTFSVPVLFLGGLLFGYGMVLSNGCGSRALVLLGRGNLRSFVVVIVLAIAAQMTLKGLIAPARIAMVSSSQTTMSANSLPALVSALGLSDAVARTLAALVVAGLLAIFAFAHGGFRRSAGQIAAGVVVGLLVAGGWYVTGYLGADDFNPVPLTSLTFIAPIADALQYAMLSTGLTLNFGIATVAGVFAGSLVTALATGRFHLEGYSSPRHMLRSAGGAALMGIGGVMAFGCSIGQGLTGLSTLSLASLVAVAGILLGTTAGLRGALRVQPLAMA, translated from the coding sequence ATGGAAACCACCGCTCAACTCGTCGTCCTCGCAGGCCTTGCCATCGGCCTTGTCTACGGTGCAGTAGGCCTCTTGAGCGGCTTTTGCCTGATGAGCAGCATGCGCGGCGTCCTCGCCGAAGGCGACGGCCGCCTCATGCGCACCTATGCGCTGGCAATTGCAGTTGCGATTGCCGCCAGCCAGCTTCTTGCCGGTAGCGGCCTGGTCGATGTCGCCAAGTCGATCTACCTGCAATCGACCTTCTCGGTGCCGGTGTTGTTCCTCGGCGGTCTCCTGTTCGGCTACGGCATGGTGCTGTCGAATGGCTGCGGCTCGCGCGCGCTGGTGTTGCTCGGTCGCGGCAATCTCCGCTCGTTCGTTGTCGTGATAGTGCTCGCCATTGCCGCGCAGATGACGCTGAAGGGCCTGATCGCCCCGGCACGGATCGCCATGGTGTCGTCGTCGCAGACCACGATGTCAGCGAATTCGCTGCCGGCGCTGGTGTCGGCGCTTGGCCTTAGCGACGCCGTCGCGCGGACGCTTGCCGCGCTGGTCGTCGCGGGCCTCCTGGCCATCTTCGCGTTCGCGCATGGCGGCTTCCGCCGGTCAGCGGGACAGATCGCGGCGGGCGTCGTGGTCGGGCTTCTGGTCGCCGGCGGCTGGTACGTCACCGGCTATCTCGGCGCCGACGACTTCAACCCGGTGCCGTTGACATCGCTCACCTTCATCGCGCCGATAGCCGACGCGTTGCAGTACGCCATGCTGTCGACGGGACTGACACTCAATTTCGGTATTGCGACCGTCGCGGGCGTATTTGCCGGCAGTCTGGTGACGGCACTCGCAACGGGCCGCTTCCATCTCGAAGGCTATTCTTCGCCGCGGCACATGCTGCGCTCGGCCGGCGGCGCCGCGCTGATGGGCATCGGTGGTGTGATGGCCTTTGGCTGCTCGATCGGGCAGGGACTCACAGGCCTCTCGACGCTGTCGCTGGCCTCTCTTGTCGCGGTTGCCGGCATTCTGCTCGGCACCACCGCAGGCCTGCGCGGAGCGCTTCGAGTCCAGCCGCTCGCGATGGCCTGA
- a CDS encoding sulfite oxidase-like oxidoreductase: protein MADDNDLPPESKLTRTKEKWAREGRFLTGKISRPEDRRLPPGQHLTRDWPVLDLGVVPPVSRERWRLDVYGAIDNPVFWTFAEFSAQPQVHFTSDVHCVTTWSRYDNQWQGLATGELLAACQPRDDARFVVLHSYDGYTTNVALEDFAAEDALLAHSWSGEPLSDEHGGPVRLVVPHLYFWKSAKWLQAIEFLTEDAPGYWEVRGYHNRGDPWAEQRYSGD from the coding sequence ATGGCCGACGACAACGATCTCCCGCCTGAAAGCAAGCTGACGCGCACCAAGGAGAAATGGGCGCGCGAGGGCCGCTTCCTCACCGGCAAAATCAGCCGCCCGGAAGATCGGCGCCTGCCGCCCGGCCAGCATTTGACCAGGGACTGGCCGGTGCTCGATCTCGGCGTCGTGCCGCCGGTGTCGCGCGAGCGCTGGCGGCTCGACGTCTACGGCGCGATCGACAACCCGGTGTTCTGGACCTTTGCCGAATTCTCCGCGCAGCCGCAGGTGCATTTCACCTCAGACGTCCATTGCGTGACGACCTGGTCGCGCTACGACAACCAATGGCAGGGGCTCGCGACCGGCGAGCTGCTCGCCGCCTGCCAGCCGCGTGACGATGCCCGCTTCGTCGTGCTGCATTCCTACGACGGCTACACGACAAACGTCGCGCTGGAGGATTTTGCGGCCGAGGACGCCCTGCTCGCTCATAGCTGGTCGGGCGAGCCGCTCTCGGACGAACATGGCGGCCCCGTACGGCTCGTCGTCCCGCATCTCTACTTCTGGAAGAGCGCCAAATGGCTGCAGGCAATCGAATTCCTGACCGAGGACGCACCCGGCTATTGGGAAGTCCGCGGCTATCATAACCGCGGCGATCCCTGGGCCGAGCAGCGCTACTCCGGGGACTGA
- a CDS encoding ferredoxin produces the protein MAERLRVHVDPDKCQGHARCKALAPELFELDEYGNAHEVGDGTVPAGLEDKAWLAKSNCPEIAIEVTEE, from the coding sequence ATGGCAGAACGACTGAGGGTTCACGTCGATCCCGACAAATGTCAGGGCCACGCCCGCTGCAAGGCGCTGGCGCCTGAGCTGTTCGAACTCGACGAGTATGGCAACGCCCATGAAGTCGGCGATGGCACCGTGCCCGCCGGCCTCGAGGACAAGGCCTGGCTTGCCAAATCCAACTGCCCGGAAATCGCAATTGAAGTGACTGAGGAATAG
- a CDS encoding aspartate aminotransferase family protein, whose translation MGTRKSRVLHRSLRETPPKAIGGEGVYLIAEGGRRVIDASGGAAVSCLGHQHPRVIEAMAKQASTLAYAHTAFFSSEPAEELAERLVGHEPGGLAYAYFVSGGSEAIEASIKLARQYFIERGEPQRQHFIARRQSYHGNTLGALSAGGNAWRREPYAPLLSAAFSHVTPAFAYHEKRDNESDATFVARLAAELEAEFQRLGPDTVAAFLAEPVVGATAGCVPAPEGYFKAVREICNRHGALLILDEVMCGMGRTGTMHAWEQEGVAPDIQAIAKGLGGGYQPIGAMLASGKIIDTIRERSGAFQHGHTYLAHPLACAAALAVQNVIREDNLLDQIKARGRQLEQRLTERFGNHRHIGDIRGRGLFWAIELVADRATKTPFDPALKLHQKIKASAFADGLGCYPGGGTVDGRRGDHVLLAPPYIASAAEIDLIVEKLGTAVDSVLRSVNQ comes from the coding sequence ATGGGCACTCGCAAGAGCCGCGTGCTGCACCGCTCGTTGCGTGAGACGCCGCCCAAGGCGATCGGCGGCGAAGGCGTCTATCTCATCGCCGAGGGCGGGCGGCGCGTCATCGATGCGTCCGGCGGCGCGGCCGTTTCCTGCCTCGGCCATCAGCATCCCCGCGTGATCGAGGCGATGGCAAAGCAGGCATCGACATTGGCCTATGCGCACACCGCCTTCTTCTCGTCGGAGCCCGCGGAAGAACTCGCCGAGCGGCTGGTCGGCCATGAGCCCGGCGGCCTCGCCTACGCTTATTTCGTCAGCGGCGGCTCGGAAGCGATCGAGGCCAGCATCAAGCTGGCACGGCAGTATTTCATCGAGCGCGGCGAGCCGCAGCGCCAGCACTTCATCGCGCGGCGGCAGAGCTATCACGGCAACACGCTCGGTGCGCTCTCAGCCGGCGGCAACGCCTGGCGCCGCGAACCCTATGCGCCGCTGCTTTCGGCCGCCTTCAGCCATGTGACACCGGCTTTTGCCTATCACGAGAAGCGCGACAATGAGTCTGACGCGACGTTCGTGGCGAGGCTCGCGGCGGAGCTCGAGGCCGAATTCCAGCGGCTCGGTCCCGACACGGTCGCGGCGTTCCTCGCCGAGCCAGTCGTCGGCGCGACCGCCGGCTGTGTTCCAGCGCCGGAAGGCTACTTCAAGGCCGTCCGCGAGATCTGCAACCGCCACGGCGCGCTGCTCATCCTCGACGAAGTCATGTGCGGCATGGGCCGCACCGGCACGATGCACGCCTGGGAGCAGGAAGGCGTCGCGCCGGACATCCAGGCGATCGCAAAAGGCCTTGGCGGCGGCTACCAGCCGATCGGCGCGATGCTCGCGAGCGGCAAAATCATCGATACGATCCGCGAGCGATCAGGCGCGTTCCAGCACGGCCACACCTATCTCGCGCATCCACTGGCCTGCGCCGCGGCACTCGCCGTGCAGAACGTGATCCGCGAGGACAATCTGCTCGACCAGATCAAGGCGCGCGGCAGGCAGCTCGAGCAACGGCTCACCGAGCGCTTCGGCAATCACCGCCATATCGGCGACATCAGGGGCCGCGGGCTGTTCTGGGCGATCGAGCTCGTCGCCGATCGCGCAACGAAAACGCCGTTCGATCCCGCGCTCAAGCTCCATCAGAAGATCAAGGCATCAGCGTTTGCCGACGGCCTCGGATGCTATCCCGGCGGCGGCACCGTCGACGGACGCCGTGGCGACCACGTGCTGCTGGCGCCGCCCTATATCGCCTCGGCCGCCGAGATCGACCTGATCGTCGAAAAACTCGGCACGGCCGTCGACAGCGTATTGCGAAGTGTCAATCAGTGA
- a CDS encoding zinc-binding alcohol dehydrogenase family protein — MSGTETKSVEARCVRLNAKAENAAALAPSVEQHELARGSSDLLIEVKAAAVNPSDVKAATGLMPYAVFPRTPGRDYAGVVIDGPAGTIGREVFGSSGDLGIRRDGTHATHLVVEADAVVEKPASISWEEAAGIGVPFVTAMEGFRRAGVPKAGETVLVMGVNGKVGQAAVQIATWQGARVIGVVRKAEAYEGHSNATIEVIDASATDIATRVRELTSGKGADIVFNTVGDPYFQAAHKSLALRGRQILIAAIDRIVQFNILEFYRGQHTYVGIDTLGLSSTATGAVLRDLGPGFASGHLKPFPIKANAIYSLDRAKEAYVAVAGSSRDRVILRP; from the coding sequence ATGTCAGGAACCGAAACTAAGTCCGTTGAAGCGCGCTGCGTGCGCCTCAATGCCAAGGCCGAAAATGCCGCGGCGCTGGCACCCAGCGTCGAGCAGCACGAGCTCGCGCGTGGGTCCAGCGACCTCCTGATCGAGGTGAAGGCCGCCGCCGTCAATCCTTCCGACGTGAAGGCCGCGACAGGGCTGATGCCCTACGCCGTATTCCCGCGCACGCCGGGCCGTGACTATGCCGGCGTGGTCATCGACGGCCCGGCCGGTACGATCGGACGCGAGGTGTTCGGCTCGTCCGGCGATCTCGGCATCCGCCGCGACGGCACCCATGCGACGCATCTCGTCGTCGAGGCGGACGCGGTGGTCGAGAAGCCGGCATCCATCTCCTGGGAGGAAGCCGCCGGGATCGGCGTGCCTTTCGTGACCGCCATGGAAGGTTTTCGCCGCGCCGGCGTGCCGAAGGCGGGCGAGACCGTGCTTGTCATGGGCGTCAACGGCAAGGTCGGACAGGCCGCCGTGCAGATCGCGACCTGGCAGGGCGCGCGCGTCATCGGCGTGGTGCGCAAGGCCGAGGCCTACGAAGGTCACAGCAACGCGACGATCGAAGTGATCGATGCTTCCGCGACCGACATTGCCACACGCGTGCGCGAACTGACGTCCGGCAAGGGCGCGGACATCGTGTTCAATACCGTCGGCGATCCCTATTTCCAGGCCGCGCACAAGTCGCTCGCCTTGCGCGGCCGGCAGATTTTGATCGCAGCGATCGACCGTATCGTGCAGTTCAACATCCTCGAATTCTACCGGGGACAGCACACTTATGTCGGCATCGACACGCTCGGGCTGTCGTCGACGGCAACCGGCGCTGTGCTCCGCGATCTCGGGCCGGGCTTTGCCAGCGGGCATCTGAAGCCGTTCCCGATCAAGGCAAACGCGATCTATTCGCTGGACCGTGCCAAAGAAGCGTATGTTGCCGTCGCCGGTTCGTCGCGGGACCGCGTGATCCTGCGGCCGTAA